In Flavobacterium sp. N3904, one DNA window encodes the following:
- a CDS encoding DUF4960 domain-containing protein produces MKKLIYKNMTKAFMALALIFVISACEDSFENGGFEVDSPSNVTSFKINGVNGAIDQKTGKISVTMPYGSEITAVTPEMTLEEEATTNLDSTKPINFTNPVKFRVVNGNLYKDYTVTVVVLSPIKSFKINTVAAVINDVSKTITMTLPENTNLTALQPIIELTEGVSISPASGTTIDFTNPVIFVVTSNGKSVNYTANVGVPVTGLVVAFLGMAPDRAGITNMDEKTASDWLFQNFPGAKYISFDNILSGADLSDVDVIWWHFDSATNLPAVAYNPVVTNALKNYRATGGNLLLTTFASQYVDALGIVPSGKGPNNVFGDFPPNGFVDGNSWGMSFVGHETHPIFEGLTTYETGKANLLQSGTFRLNHTAWWFVPEWGGYVNGEGWRNQTGGTNLASESWDNSLDGRVTIAEWPNNATDKNVIVISMGAYDWYNETNSSGVPSQANEFLNNIKLLTQNSINYLVKK; encoded by the coding sequence ATGAAAAAATTAATATATAAAAATATGACCAAAGCCTTTATGGCTTTGGCATTGATTTTCGTGATTTCAGCTTGCGAAGACAGTTTTGAAAATGGTGGTTTTGAGGTTGATTCTCCCTCAAATGTTACTTCTTTTAAAATAAATGGAGTAAATGGAGCCATTGATCAAAAGACAGGAAAAATTAGTGTTACGATGCCTTACGGTTCCGAAATTACTGCTGTCACACCTGAAATGACTTTAGAAGAAGAGGCTACAACAAATTTGGATTCGACAAAACCGATAAATTTTACGAACCCGGTTAAGTTTAGAGTTGTGAATGGTAATTTGTATAAAGATTATACAGTTACGGTGGTTGTCTTGAGTCCGATTAAGAGTTTCAAAATCAACACTGTTGCTGCAGTTATCAATGATGTGAGTAAAACCATTACAATGACTTTGCCAGAAAACACCAATTTGACGGCTTTGCAACCTATAATTGAATTAACGGAAGGAGTTTCAATTTCTCCAGCATCGGGAACTACCATTGACTTTACTAACCCAGTTATATTCGTAGTTACTTCTAACGGAAAAAGCGTTAACTATACCGCAAATGTAGGCGTACCTGTAACTGGTTTAGTGGTTGCATTCTTAGGAATGGCGCCAGATAGAGCAGGAATTACAAATATGGATGAAAAAACCGCTTCAGACTGGCTTTTCCAAAATTTTCCAGGAGCAAAATACATATCATTTGACAATATACTTAGCGGTGCTGATTTAAGTGATGTGGATGTAATATGGTGGCATTTTGATTCTGCCACAAATTTGCCTGCCGTAGCTTACAATCCTGTTGTAACGAATGCCTTGAAGAATTACCGTGCCACCGGAGGTAATCTGCTATTGACCACTTTTGCATCCCAATATGTTGATGCTTTAGGTATAGTTCCTTCTGGAAAAGGACCTAACAACGTTTTTGGAGATTTTCCTCCTAATGGGTTTGTAGATGGGAATTCGTGGGGAATGTCTTTTGTTGGACATGAAACCCACCCAATTTTCGAAGGGTTAACTACTTATGAAACCGGAAAAGCAAATTTATTGCAGAGTGGTACTTTTAGGTTGAATCATACTGCTTGGTGGTTTGTTCCAGAATGGGGAGGTTATGTTAATGGTGAAGGTTGGAGAAATCAAACGGGCGGTACCAATCTTGCGAGTGAGTCATGGGATAATTCACTTGATGGTCGAGTAACTATTGCTGAGTGGCCTAATAATGCCACAGATAAAAACGTAATTGTTATTTCAATGGGTGCATACGACTGGTATAATGAAACAAATAGTAGCGGTGTTCCAAGTCAGGCTAATGAATTTTTGAATAACATTAAACTTTTGACGCAAAACAGTATTAATTATTTAGTTAAAAAATAA
- a CDS encoding sugar porter family MFS transporter, which yields MNKILLWSVTAALAGFLFGFDTVVISGADKQLQLLWHSSDAFHGSVVMAMALWGTVIGAIFGGIPTNKIGRKKTLFWIGVLFLVSAIGAAFANNPYVFAAFRFLGGIGVGASTIAAPAYVSEIAPADKRGRLVALYQFNIVLGILVAFVSNFFLKDIGENSWRWMIGVQAFPSFIYLLFILVIPESPRWLLSKNRIDEARLILFKIDPAADIKSLIDDSNENRAKKHENIFMKKYRFPLILAFLIAFFNQFSGINAFLYYAPRIFEEAGLGQNTALLSSIGIGITNLIFTLIGVALIDKLGRKLLMYFGSVGYIISLGLVSASFYYNWGGLSVPVFLFLFIASHAIGQGAVIWVFISEIFPNHIRASGQAFGSSVHWVLAAIIPSLIPMLFSEIGTATVFLIFALMMVLQLLFVIFIMPETKGISLEVLSENLTRKKIKKNEIKETSAAGIV from the coding sequence ATGAATAAGATATTACTTTGGTCTGTTACTGCTGCACTGGCAGGTTTTCTATTCGGTTTTGATACCGTAGTTATTTCTGGAGCTGATAAACAATTGCAGCTTCTTTGGCATTCATCTGATGCTTTTCATGGATCTGTTGTTATGGCAATGGCGCTTTGGGGAACTGTGATTGGTGCCATTTTTGGAGGGATTCCAACAAATAAAATTGGTAGAAAAAAGACATTATTCTGGATAGGGGTTTTGTTTCTTGTTTCTGCTATAGGGGCGGCATTTGCAAACAATCCTTATGTTTTTGCTGCTTTTAGATTTTTAGGAGGCATTGGGGTTGGGGCATCAACGATAGCTGCACCTGCTTATGTTTCTGAAATAGCACCTGCTGACAAGCGTGGGCGTTTGGTTGCTTTGTATCAGTTTAATATCGTTTTGGGAATTCTGGTTGCATTTGTTTCTAATTTTTTCTTGAAAGATATTGGTGAGAATTCCTGGCGATGGATGATTGGAGTTCAGGCTTTCCCATCATTTATTTACCTTCTTTTTATATTGGTTATTCCAGAAAGTCCAAGATGGCTTCTGTCTAAGAACCGTATTGATGAAGCACGTTTGATACTTTTCAAAATTGATCCTGCTGCAGATATTAAGAGTTTAATAGATGACAGCAATGAGAATCGTGCTAAAAAACATGAAAATATTTTCATGAAGAAGTATCGTTTTCCATTAATTTTAGCTTTTTTGATTGCGTTTTTCAATCAGTTTTCAGGAATAAATGCCTTTTTGTATTATGCTCCAAGAATTTTTGAAGAAGCAGGTTTAGGACAAAATACCGCTTTATTAAGCAGCATCGGGATCGGAATCACAAATCTTATATTTACTTTAATCGGAGTTGCATTAATTGACAAATTAGGAAGAAAGTTGTTAATGTACTTTGGTTCTGTTGGGTATATCATTTCGTTGGGTTTAGTATCCGCCTCTTTTTATTACAACTGGGGAGGTTTATCGGTACCTGTTTTTCTTTTCTTATTTATTGCTTCACATGCCATTGGTCAAGGGGCAGTTATATGGGTTTTCATCTCAGAAATTTTTCCAAATCATATTCGAGCTTCAGGACAAGCTTTCGGAAGTTCCGTGCATTGGGTTTTGGCAGCAATAATTCCATCATTGATTCCAATGTTGTTCTCTGAAATAGGGACGGCTACCGTATTCTTAATTTTTGCATTAATGATGGTATTGCAATTACTGTTTGTGATTTTTATTATGCCTGAAACCAAAGGAATTTCTTTAGAAGTATTAAGTGAAAATCTAACTAGAAAAAAAATCAAAAAAAATGAAATCAAAGAAACATCTGCCGCTGGCATTGTATAG
- a CDS encoding glycoside hydrolase family 32 protein: MKMNYKKIMIVSSIFFSLVSCSQNDDTYIGGSISGGPVEMTSIYPVPPSQWMGGTDPYYSAGYTGDIMPYFDNGKFHIFFLHDAQNKPAGKGFHDIHEFQSADLVKFSYEGQMIPFGDATDPDFAIGTGSVVKLGNVYYFYYTGHNETPAFIQSNARESVLCATSTDLKNWTKVPSFKITAPAGYYNYDFRDPHVFYNEELKKYSMIVSTQTEPGRKAVLLHFTSDDLVSGNWTVQLPIYTTTAEENYLMMECADIFKMGNYWYLFFSENWGGSKGTHYRIASSINGPWITPENDRIDGEYFYAGKTASDGNKRYVFGWNARKSPDNDTGNKEWAGNMVIHELIQNTDGTLGAQAPQSVKDLFAQSIKVETSTTIGNVTESNSTYNLDGTSEKAMVLFKNVEKKVKIKGQFTLGNATGSAGFVFQTNDGGSYYKIAFEPSQGKIVGYNSASQEVTRIPFKFQSGVKYDFEIVAEGSVCILYINGKAALSNRIYGRDKNKWGIIAEGQNFTVSDLQVTKPE; this comes from the coding sequence ATGAAAATGAATTATAAAAAAATAATGATTGTATCATCAATCTTTTTTTCGCTGGTTTCCTGCAGTCAAAATGATGATACCTATATTGGCGGTTCCATTTCTGGAGGTCCCGTAGAAATGACAAGTATTTATCCTGTACCACCATCCCAATGGATGGGTGGTACAGACCCTTACTATAGTGCAGGTTATACAGGAGACATAATGCCTTATTTTGATAACGGAAAATTCCATATCTTTTTTCTGCATGATGCCCAGAATAAACCTGCCGGAAAAGGATTTCATGATATCCATGAATTTCAAAGTGCCGATTTAGTTAAATTTTCATATGAGGGTCAAATGATTCCATTCGGAGATGCTACCGATCCGGATTTTGCCATAGGAACAGGTTCAGTTGTTAAATTGGGTAATGTATATTACTTTTATTATACAGGCCACAATGAAACGCCAGCTTTTATACAATCTAATGCCAGAGAAAGCGTGTTATGCGCCACAAGCACCGATTTGAAAAACTGGACAAAAGTTCCTTCGTTTAAAATCACAGCTCCAGCAGGATACTACAATTATGATTTTAGAGATCCTCATGTGTTTTATAATGAGGAATTAAAAAAATACTCAATGATTGTAAGCACCCAAACTGAGCCAGGAAGGAAAGCTGTTTTATTGCATTTTACAAGTGATGATCTAGTATCCGGTAATTGGACTGTTCAACTGCCGATTTATACAACTACTGCAGAGGAAAATTATCTGATGATGGAATGTGCGGATATTTTTAAAATGGGTAATTATTGGTACTTGTTTTTCTCAGAAAACTGGGGTGGTTCAAAAGGAACACATTACAGAATCGCATCTTCAATCAATGGACCTTGGATCACTCCTGAAAATGATAGGATTGACGGTGAATATTTCTATGCAGGAAAAACAGCCTCAGATGGAAATAAACGTTACGTTTTTGGCTGGAATGCCAGAAAATCACCGGATAATGATACTGGAAATAAAGAGTGGGCTGGAAATATGGTTATTCATGAGTTGATACAAAATACAGACGGAACTCTTGGAGCTCAAGCACCACAGTCGGTAAAAGACTTATTTGCTCAAAGTATCAAGGTTGAAACATCCACTACTATAGGGAATGTAACAGAAAGTAATAGTACTTATAATTTAGATGGTACATCGGAGAAGGCGATGGTGTTATTTAAAAATGTTGAGAAAAAAGTTAAGATAAAAGGACAATTCACTCTTGGAAATGCAACTGGTTCAGCTGGTTTTGTATTTCAGACCAATGATGGCGGAAGCTATTATAAAATTGCTTTTGAGCCTAGCCAAGGTAAAATTGTAGGATATAATTCTGCTTCGCAAGAAGTAACCAGGATTCCGTTTAAATTTCAATCGGGCGTGAAATATGATTTTGAAATTGTTGCTGAAGGAAGTGTTTGTATTCTTTACATTAACGGGAAAGCAGCATTAAGTAATCGTATTTATGGAAGAGATAAAAATAAATGGGGTATTATAGCTGAAGGACAAAACTTTACTGTTTCAGATCTTCAGGTAACAAAACCAGAATAA
- a CDS encoding SusC/RagA family TonB-linked outer membrane protein, giving the protein MKSKIFYLLFLFFPLLAATAQEIAVNGTVISSNDGMPIPGANILISGSNINVMTDFDGKFSAKNVSPDATFTISFMGYTSQTIAVNGQKVLKISLKPENKQLNEVVVVGYTKQKKKDITGAVAVVDMKELMKQPTPNPIIALQGRIAGVKVSADGSPSGGNTKVVIRGVGTLNNTDPLYVIDGVPTKSGMHELNPNDIESMQVLKDASSASIYGSRASNGVIIITTKKGKEGKTRINFNQYTSFSNYSRKLEVLNSNQFGQALWQANINDGLNPNNNNLSYQFDWSVVNNKPQLNKVLVPEYLDSGQTLKSANTDWYEEIAQTGIAKSYDLEVSNGTERGNYLFSLGYYDNEGVVKTTEFQRITARMNGSYKYFDGKLVIGENFSFNRTNEITDPGVLDPALRALPLIPVHTVDGKGWGGPVGGMNDRQNPVRLLDYNKDNKYNYLRLFGNAFADLEIIKNLHIRTSFGIDYGSYNKRTLQRSYKSGYLQNDQNSVTIDQSISDKWTWTNTLNYSLKSGKSNLSLLAGTEMYQDVFDTNTLRKNDFLIETPDYMYPDAGTGESFTSGTSTAYSLLSYFGKADYEYDGRYLVSATIRYDGSSRFGKNNQFGTFPAVSAGWRISKENFIVNSVPVISDLKLRAGWGQTGNQEISNTAVYSLYVANYAGGSPTWATSFGTAYDIAGNGNGLLPSGFIATQSGNDDLKWETTTQTNIGLDFGFFNQKLNGSVDFYVKETNDILVLPPYLGVIGEGGNRWVNGASMENKGWEFTLGYQDETSFGLKYGVSVNLSSNKNKITELPAEVKNNYGGDGLNDNILGRPINSMYGYVADGLFKNQDEVDNSANQEGKGLGRIRYQDLNGDGTITDKDRTWIGNPNAGYLYGFNLDLKYKDFDFTMFWEGVNDVDVINTTKYQTDFWSVDDVGSNKGTRLLNAWSLDNPNSTIPALTTVDKNAESRFSTYYVENGNYLKLRVLQLGYTMPIDFLKKTGIDNFRIYLSGQNLIILDAKKFTGVDPESPAFGYPIPMTFTLGLNLAL; this is encoded by the coding sequence ATGAAAAGTAAAATTTTTTATTTACTGTTTTTATTTTTTCCGCTGCTCGCTGCGACAGCTCAGGAAATAGCAGTAAACGGTACCGTAATTTCATCTAATGACGGAATGCCGATTCCGGGGGCTAACATACTTATTTCAGGAAGTAATATAAATGTTATGACTGACTTTGATGGAAAATTTTCTGCCAAGAATGTTTCTCCTGATGCTACTTTCACAATCTCTTTTATGGGTTATACCTCTCAAACGATTGCGGTCAATGGACAAAAGGTATTAAAAATTTCATTAAAACCAGAAAATAAGCAATTGAATGAAGTTGTTGTAGTAGGTTATACTAAACAAAAGAAAAAAGATATTACAGGAGCAGTAGCTGTTGTTGATATGAAAGAATTAATGAAACAACCGACACCAAACCCAATCATAGCTTTACAAGGAAGAATAGCTGGGGTAAAAGTTTCAGCTGATGGTTCTCCGAGCGGGGGAAACACAAAAGTTGTGATACGTGGAGTTGGAACTTTAAATAATACAGATCCACTTTATGTAATTGACGGTGTACCTACCAAATCAGGGATGCATGAATTAAATCCTAACGATATTGAATCGATGCAGGTCTTAAAAGATGCGTCTTCGGCCAGTATTTATGGCTCCCGCGCTTCGAATGGTGTAATTATTATTACTACCAAAAAAGGAAAAGAAGGTAAAACTAGAATTAATTTTAATCAGTACACTTCTTTTTCAAATTATTCGCGAAAACTGGAAGTTTTAAATAGTAATCAATTTGGTCAAGCACTCTGGCAGGCTAATATCAATGATGGATTAAATCCCAATAACAATAATTTAAGTTATCAATTTGATTGGTCTGTTGTAAATAACAAGCCGCAATTGAATAAAGTTTTGGTTCCTGAGTATTTAGATTCTGGACAAACATTAAAATCTGCGAATACCGACTGGTATGAAGAAATTGCACAAACCGGAATTGCAAAATCCTATGATTTGGAAGTTTCCAATGGTACTGAAAGAGGGAATTATTTATTTTCTCTTGGCTATTATGACAATGAAGGTGTTGTAAAAACAACGGAATTCCAAAGAATTACAGCCAGGATGAATGGCTCGTATAAATATTTTGACGGAAAACTAGTTATAGGGGAAAACTTCAGTTTTAACAGAACCAATGAAATAACGGATCCTGGAGTTCTTGATCCTGCACTTCGTGCTTTGCCTTTAATTCCGGTTCATACTGTGGACGGAAAAGGGTGGGGAGGACCAGTTGGAGGTATGAACGACAGACAAAATCCTGTAAGACTATTAGACTATAATAAAGATAATAAATACAATTATTTGAGACTTTTTGGGAATGCTTTTGCCGATTTGGAAATCATTAAAAATCTGCATATCAGAACCAGTTTTGGTATTGATTACGGGTCTTATAACAAGCGCACTTTACAAAGAAGTTATAAATCAGGATATCTACAAAACGACCAAAACTCAGTTACCATTGATCAATCGATAAGTGATAAGTGGACATGGACAAATACATTAAATTACAGTTTGAAATCAGGAAAGAGTAATTTGAGTTTGCTGGCAGGAACTGAAATGTATCAAGATGTTTTTGATACCAATACTTTACGTAAAAATGATTTTTTAATTGAAACACCCGATTATATGTATCCTGATGCAGGAACCGGTGAATCGTTTACGAGCGGTACTTCAACTGCTTATTCTTTGCTTTCTTATTTTGGAAAGGCAGATTATGAGTATGATGGTCGTTATTTAGTTTCGGCTACAATACGTTATGATGGTTCTTCTCGTTTTGGAAAAAACAACCAATTTGGTACTTTTCCTGCAGTTTCTGCCGGATGGAGAATTAGTAAGGAAAACTTTATAGTAAATAGTGTTCCTGTAATTTCTGATTTAAAACTGCGTGCAGGCTGGGGTCAAACCGGAAATCAGGAAATCAGTAATACAGCAGTGTATTCATTGTATGTTGCCAATTATGCAGGCGGTAGCCCGACCTGGGCAACTTCATTCGGAACGGCTTATGATATAGCTGGAAACGGAAACGGATTATTGCCATCGGGATTTATCGCGACGCAATCGGGGAATGATGATTTAAAATGGGAGACTACAACCCAAACGAATATAGGTTTAGATTTTGGATTTTTTAATCAAAAATTAAATGGTTCGGTAGATTTTTATGTAAAAGAGACTAATGATATTTTGGTATTGCCTCCTTATTTGGGAGTAATTGGTGAAGGAGGAAATCGCTGGGTAAATGGAGCTTCTATGGAAAATAAAGGTTGGGAATTTACTTTAGGCTATCAAGATGAAACTTCATTTGGGCTTAAATACGGTGTATCGGTTAATTTATCGTCCAATAAAAATAAAATTACGGAATTGCCTGCTGAAGTTAAAAATAATTACGGAGGAGATGGTTTAAATGACAATATTTTGGGTCGTCCAATAAATTCAATGTACGGATATGTTGCTGATGGACTATTTAAAAACCAAGACGAAGTTGATAATTCGGCCAATCAGGAAGGGAAAGGCCTTGGACGCATTCGTTATCAGGATTTGAATGGTGATGGAACTATTACTGATAAAGATCGTACTTGGATAGGGAACCCGAATGCAGGATATCTTTATGGATTTAATTTAGATTTGAAGTATAAAGATTTTGACTTCACTATGTTTTGGGAGGGTGTGAATGACGTTGATGTAATCAATACAACAAAGTATCAGACTGATTTTTGGAGTGTTGACGACGTAGGGTCTAACAAAGGAACTCGTTTACTTAATGCGTGGTCATTGGATAATCCGAATTCTACAATTCCAGCTTTGACAACAGTTGATAAAAATGCAGAGTCCAGATTTTCTACTTACTATGTTGAAAATGGAAATTATTTAAAACTTCGCGTACTGCAATTGGGATACACTATGCCGATAGATTTTTTGAAAAAAACGGGTATAGATAATTTCCGTATTTATTTAAGCGGGCAAAATTTAATAATACTAGATGCTAAAAAATTCACTGGTGTTGATCCTGAAAGTCCTGCATTTGGATATCCAATTCCAATGACATTCACACTTGGACTCAATTTGGCACTATAA
- a CDS encoding glycoside hydrolase family 32 protein, whose protein sequence is MKSKKHLPLALYSAALLSIGGCKPAFAQTAAVSASIATEEQMYRPNFHYSPKKGWMNDPNGMFFADGNYHLFYQYYPDGNTWGPMHWGHAISKDLIKWEEQPIAIYPDKDKYIFSGSAVVDVNNTSGLGIGKTAPIVAIYTLHNMTKEKENKIDVEQQDMAYSNNNGFTWQKFEEGNPVVKNPGIRDFRDPKVTWDDTHKQWIMILAAQDRAQFYKSKNLKNWEYASDFGKDIGAHGGVWECPDFFQMKVKGTNETKWVLIQSLNPGGANGGSGTQYFIGDFDGTTFTLDANFAQRVANEKAVWLDYGKDNYAGVTWNNIPSSDGRKLFIGWMSNWDYAQQVPTTGWRSSMTIPREIQLIKKDNDYSLISNPVSELEKYYSKSEKRKKPTAKQNIEIVPSGKIDLTKAVISFRLENLKNAVYNFTLSNEKGESLTFGINNSENFLFLDRSKSGKIEFSEKFASTISKALLNKNQKAVDLKIVLDKTSIEIFYNNGEKVMTELFFTTQPFTRFSASSNEDIEINNLITNQININ, encoded by the coding sequence ATGAAATCAAAGAAACATCTGCCGCTGGCATTGTATAGTGCTGCATTATTATCGATAGGAGGTTGTAAACCAGCTTTTGCACAAACTGCTGCCGTCTCCGCTTCAATTGCTACAGAAGAACAAATGTATCGTCCTAATTTTCACTACAGCCCTAAAAAAGGGTGGATGAATGATCCTAACGGAATGTTCTTTGCCGATGGAAACTATCATTTGTTTTATCAATACTATCCAGATGGAAACACTTGGGGACCGATGCATTGGGGACATGCAATCAGTAAAGATTTAATTAAATGGGAAGAGCAGCCAATAGCAATTTATCCGGATAAAGACAAATATATTTTTTCTGGAAGTGCGGTTGTTGATGTCAATAATACTTCGGGTTTGGGTATCGGTAAAACAGCTCCAATTGTGGCAATTTATACTTTGCACAATATGACAAAGGAAAAGGAAAATAAAATCGATGTCGAACAGCAGGATATGGCTTATTCGAATAACAATGGTTTTACATGGCAGAAATTTGAGGAAGGAAATCCTGTCGTGAAAAATCCTGGAATTCGTGATTTTCGTGATCCAAAAGTGACTTGGGATGATACCCATAAGCAATGGATAATGATTTTGGCGGCACAAGACCGAGCTCAGTTTTACAAATCTAAGAACCTTAAAAACTGGGAATATGCATCCGATTTTGGTAAGGATATTGGTGCACATGGTGGAGTTTGGGAATGTCCAGACTTCTTTCAGATGAAGGTCAAAGGAACTAATGAAACCAAATGGGTTTTAATTCAAAGTTTGAATCCGGGAGGAGCAAATGGAGGTTCGGGGACACAATATTTTATTGGTGATTTTGATGGAACGACTTTTACTTTAGATGCCAATTTTGCACAAAGAGTTGCCAATGAAAAAGCGGTGTGGTTGGACTATGGCAAAGATAACTATGCAGGAGTTACCTGGAACAATATTCCAAGTTCTGACGGAAGAAAATTATTTATCGGTTGGATGTCAAATTGGGATTATGCGCAACAAGTTCCAACAACTGGCTGGAGAAGCAGTATGACAATCCCGCGTGAAATTCAATTGATCAAAAAGGATAATGACTATAGTTTGATCAGTAATCCTGTTTCAGAATTGGAGAAGTATTATTCTAAATCTGAAAAAAGGAAAAAGCCCACTGCTAAACAAAATATTGAAATTGTTCCATCTGGAAAAATTGATCTGACCAAAGCCGTAATCTCTTTTAGATTGGAAAACTTGAAAAATGCTGTTTACAATTTTACATTATCAAATGAAAAAGGCGAATCGTTAACTTTTGGAATTAATAATTCGGAAAACTTCTTATTTCTTGATCGTTCAAAATCTGGAAAAATAGAATTCTCTGAAAAATTTGCTTCAACCATTTCAAAAGCACTTTTGAATAAAAATCAAAAAGCAGTTGACCTTAAAATTGTACTTGATAAAACTTCAATTGAAATATTTTATAACAATGGCGAAAAAGTAATGACAGAATTGTTTTTTACAACCCAACCATTTACCCGTTTTTCAGCCTCTTCAAATGAAGACATTGAAATCAATAATTTAATCACTAACCAAATAAATATTAACTAA
- a CDS encoding RagB/SusD family nutrient uptake outer membrane protein, with the protein MKKILYITGILLLGIFSSCSDFLENEPRGVLSEKDIITPATIDGYMNAAYAQLGNDHYDSPYSLWPFGNVRSDDAYKGGSGTNDIQDFHFFEVSNNIRPDFGELDSFWYISYVGVSRANKALHALEQLNEADYPLKKTRIAEMRFLRGHFYFMLKIMFRNVPYITEDIPVEKYNTISNHDLSNEELWNKIAEDFEAAAAVLPDTQTQVGRATKKAAYAYLAKTRLYQAYTQDDNFTVTGINQQHLQEVIAATDKVVGSASLEPDFANNFLPGSFENGPESIFSIQFSDSDGTLYGRLNFSDVLSTPQGLGCCDFHKPSQNLVNAFKTGSNGLPEFDTYNDTDFDYKKLDDFTVDPRLYHTVAMPGLPYKYDPEFLYVEAWVRSPGTYGYYASLKENVAPSCSCVVNIDPFYGNSKNRIQIRYADVILMRAEALIELGRQDEALPLINEIRNRASASTGRLTYVTNFKISPYINGTNCSWTQDFARKALRWERRLELAMEGNRFFDLVRWGVTEQVMNDFYAKEKTKRTYYQEAFFDKNKEEYCPIPLKQINFSQGLYKQNPGY; encoded by the coding sequence ATGAAAAAAATACTTTATATAACAGGAATTTTGTTGTTGGGAATATTCTCTTCCTGCTCTGATTTTCTAGAAAATGAGCCACGAGGGGTTCTGTCTGAAAAGGATATCATTACACCTGCCACTATAGATGGCTACATGAATGCGGCTTATGCACAATTGGGGAATGATCATTATGATTCGCCATATAGTTTATGGCCTTTTGGGAATGTTCGATCCGATGATGCCTATAAAGGAGGAAGTGGTACAAACGATATTCAGGATTTCCATTTTTTTGAAGTGTCTAATAACATAAGACCAGATTTTGGAGAATTAGACTCATTTTGGTACATCAGTTATGTTGGAGTTTCCAGAGCGAATAAAGCTTTGCATGCTTTGGAACAACTTAACGAAGCGGATTATCCTTTGAAAAAGACACGAATTGCCGAAATGCGTTTCTTGAGAGGCCATTTTTATTTTATGCTTAAAATCATGTTCCGAAATGTTCCTTACATTACAGAAGATATTCCAGTTGAAAAGTATAATACTATTTCCAATCATGATTTATCAAATGAGGAACTATGGAACAAAATTGCCGAAGATTTTGAGGCGGCAGCAGCTGTTTTGCCAGATACTCAAACGCAAGTTGGAAGAGCCACAAAGAAGGCAGCCTATGCTTATTTGGCTAAAACTCGCTTGTATCAAGCCTATACCCAAGATGATAATTTTACGGTAACAGGTATAAATCAACAGCATCTGCAAGAAGTTATTGCTGCTACTGATAAAGTTGTGGGTTCAGCTTCTTTAGAGCCTGATTTTGCAAATAATTTTTTACCGGGCAGTTTTGAAAATGGTCCTGAATCAATTTTCTCCATTCAATTTTCTGACAGTGACGGTACTCTATATGGAAGATTGAATTTTTCAGATGTACTTTCCACTCCACAGGGATTAGGATGTTGTGATTTTCACAAACCAAGTCAGAATTTGGTTAATGCATTTAAAACGGGATCAAACGGTTTGCCAGAATTTGACACCTATAATGACACAGACTTTGATTATAAAAAGTTAGATGATTTCACTGTAGATCCAAGATTATATCACACTGTTGCAATGCCTGGTTTGCCTTATAAATACGACCCTGAATTTCTCTACGTTGAAGCTTGGGTAAGATCTCCTGGAACATACGGCTATTATGCCTCTTTAAAAGAAAATGTGGCTCCAAGCTGCAGTTGTGTAGTAAACATTGATCCCTTCTACGGAAATTCAAAAAATAGAATACAAATTCGTTATGCGGATGTAATACTGATGCGTGCTGAAGCTTTAATCGAATTAGGAAGACAAGATGAAGCTTTACCATTGATCAATGAAATTAGAAATAGAGCATCGGCAAGTACTGGGAGACTTACTTATGTTACTAATTTTAAAATAAGCCCTTATATCAATGGAACAAATTGTTCTTGGACGCAAGATTTTGCTCGCAAGGCATTGCGTTGGGAAAGACGTTTGGAACTGGCAATGGAAGGAAATCGATTTTTTGATTTAGTTCGTTGGGGCGTTACTGAACAGGTGATGAATGACTTTTATGCGAAGGAAAAAACAAAACGAACTTATTATCAAGAAGCCTTTTTTGATAAAAATAAAGAAGAGTATTGTCCAATTCCATTGAAGCAAATTAATTTCAGTCAAGGATTATACAAACAAAATCCAGGTTATTAA